The following proteins come from a genomic window of Ammospiza nelsoni isolate bAmmNel1 chromosome 6, bAmmNel1.pri, whole genome shotgun sequence:
- the PITPNM1 gene encoding membrane-associated phosphatidylinositol transfer protein 1 produces MLIKEYHILLPMSLEEYQVAQLYMIQKKSREESSGEGSGVEILANRPYSDGPGGSGQYTHKIYHVGSHIPSWFRALLPKAALQVEEESWNAYPYTRTRYTCPFVEKFSIEIETYYRPDAGQQTNIFNLSAAEKRQRILDTIDIVRDPISPGEYKPEEDPKLYHSSKTGRGPLGDDWLEAAAASGPLMCAYKLCKVEFRYWGMQSKIEQFIHDVGLRKVMLRAHRQAWCWQDEWTDLTMEDIRQLEEETARMLAQKMAKCGEGEEPPAAGVSPEGQPEPDGPGGQEEAELQAGTDTPSDDTFAKQWSTSSRSSYSSQHGGGVSPQSLSEWRMQNIARDSENSSEEEFFDAHEDLSDSDEVFAKEMTKWSSNDFLDTLERPAELDEALGDGASAAKGDGEGLGTSSFPEGGTAESTEQMCRIHALFLILHSGNILDQGAGEPGSKQADVQTLAATFDAVTRVHFPEALGHVALRLVPCPPICAAAYTLVSKLSPYSHDRDSLSSSQDHIPLAALPLLATSSGTYQQAVGTVITRANQAYTAFLHSGEGTGFCGQVVLLGDCVGGILGFDALCQSRAGSGGSRSSSRRGSLSTEPISPEQCGGLDPLADGTEGAPVLGQASPEAPGAQGDSQQHSSTSSLQASEAPLEAEAPRSSAVALDGAEGASTRLEFKVSGFFLFGSPLGLVLALRKTVMPALDVAQLRPACEQIYNLFHAADPCASRLEPLLAKAFHAVPPLSVPRYQKYPLGDGTSSLLAEALQTHSALFLPKVDVAAPPTPTGSFGGFWKGNDPAEPPTPASTSEVVKILERWWGPKRIDYSLYCPDALTAFPTITLPHLFHASYWESSDVVAFILRQVMEKEGPQPAESEESSIYSPAIPREKWQRKRTQVKIRNVTANHRACDVIVCEGKAQVLSGRFMYGPLDVVTLTGEKVDIYIMTQPLSGKWLYYGTEVTSGSGRVTFTIPPDKALAIGIYPVRMVVRGDHSYAEAYLTVVARGTESVVFSIDGSFTASVSIMGSDPKVRAGAVDVVRHWQDSGYMIIYVTGRPDMQKHRVVAWLSQHNFPHGAVSFCDGLTHDPLRQKAAFLQSLRTEAEISIVAGYGSTKDVSVYSSLGLAPAHIYIVGRAVKKFHNQCQFLSEGYVAHLAQLEAAALAHSPKGPPRPVLGKGTYGCPAPVDFLRKQSQLLRSRGSSQAERDGGPPSAPPGFSRTKPRSISLKLEGEE; encoded by the exons AAGAAGAGCCGGGAGGAGTCGAGTGGCGAGGGCAGCGGCGTGGAGATCCTGGCCAACCGGCCCTACAGCGATGGCCCTGGGGGCAGTGGCCAGTACACCCACAAGATCTACCACGTGGGCTCCCACATCCCCAGCTGGTtccgggctctgctccccaaagCCGCGCTCCAGGTGGAGGAGGAATCCTGGAATGCTTATCCCTACACTCGCAccag GTACACGTGTCCCTTCGTGGAGAAGTTTTCCATTGAGATTGAGACATACTACCGCCCGGATGCGGGGCAGCAGACCAACATCTTCAACCTGAGCGCCGCAGAGAAGAGGCAGAGGATTTTGG ACACCATCGACATTGTGCGTGATCCCATCTCCCCCGGGGAATACAAACCTGAGGAGGATCCCAAGCTCTACCACTCATCCAAGACGGGCCGGGGGCCGCTGGGGGATGactggctggaggcagcagcagccagcggGCCCCTCATGTGCGCCTACAAGCTCTGCAAGGTGGAGTTCCGATACTGGGGGATGCAGTCCAAGATCGAGCAGTTCATCCATGACGTGG GCTTGAGGAAGGTGATGCTGCGCGCCCACCGCCAAGCCTGGTGCTGGCAGGACGAGTGGACGGACCTGACGATGGAGGACATccggcagctggaggaggagacGGCGCGCATGCTGGCACAGAAGATGGCCAAGTGTGGCGAGGGCGAGGAGCCACCCGCGGCTGGGGTCAGCCCCGAGGGGCAGCCGGAGCCAGATGGTCCTGGCGGTcaggaggaggctgagctgcaggcagggaccGATACCCCCTCGGATGATACCTTTGCCAAGCAGTGGTCCACCTCCTCCCGGTCTTCCTACTCTTCCCAGCATGGAG GGGGCGTGTCTCCTCAGAGCCTGTCGGAGTGGCGGATGCAGAACATTGCCCGGGACTCAGAGAACAGCTCCGAAGAGGAATTTTTCGATGCCCATG agGATCTGTCTGACAGCGACGAGGtctttgccaaggagatgacCAAGTGGAGCTCCAATGACTTCTTGGACACCCTTGAGCggccagcagagctggatgaGGCACTGG GGGATGGAGCCAGCGCTGCCAAGGGAGATGGTGAAGGATTGGGAACATCCAGCTTCCCTGAG ggaggcACGGCAGAGAGCACGGAGCAGATGTGCCGGATCCACGcgctcttcctcatcctccacAGTGGGAACATCCTGGATCAGGGAGCAGGCGAGCCGGGCTCCAAGCAGGCGGATGTGCAGACTCTGGCAGCCACCTTTGATGCTGTCACCCGTGTCCACTTTCCCGAGGCACTGGGACATGTGGCCCTGCGCCTGGTGCCCTGCCCGCCCATCTGTGCTGCAGCCTACACCCTTGTCTCCAA GCTCAGCCCTTACAGCCATGACAGGGACAGCCTGTCCAGCAGCCAGGACCACATCCCACTGGCAGCACTCCCACTGCTGGCCACCTCCTCAGGCACCTACCAGCAGGCCGTGGGCACTGTCATCACCCGTGCCAACCAGGCCTACACAGCCTTCCTGCACTCTGGAGAGGGCACTGGCTTCTGCGGCCAG gtggtgctgctgggggacTGTGTGGGCGGCATCCTGGGATTTGatgccctgtgccagagccgggcgggcTCGGGGGGCAGCCGGAGCAGCAGCCGCCGTGGCAGTCTG agcacagaaccCATCTCCCCAGAGCAGTGTGGTGGCCTGGACCCACTGGCTGATGGGACAGAGGGAGCGCCAGTATTGGGCCAGGCCAGCCCTGaagccccaggggcacagggggacagccagcagcacagctccacaaGCAG cctgcAGGCCAGTGAGGCCCCGCTGGAGGCAGAGGCACCCCGGAGCAGTGCCGTGGCGCTGGATGGGGCAGAGGGTGCCAGCACCCGCCTCGAATTTAAGGTATCCGGCTTCTTCCTCTTCGGTTCCCCATTGGGGCTGGTGCTCGCTCTGCGCAAGACCGTCATGCCTGCTCTGGATG tggcCCAGCTGCGTCCTGCCTGTGAGCAGATCTACAACCTCTTCCACGCCGCCGATCCCTGCGCCTCCCGCCTGGAGCCTCTCCTGGCCAAGGCCTTCCATGCTGTGCCCCCGCTCAGCGTGCCCCGATACCAGAAGTACCCCCTGGGTGACGGCACCTCGTCCCTGTTGG CGGAGGCCCTGCAGACACACTCTGCCCTGTTCCTGCCCAAAGTGGATGTGGCTGCTCCCCCTACCCCCACTGGCAGCTTTGGGGGCTTCTGGAAGGGCAATGACCCGGCAGAGCCCCCCACTCCTGCCAGCACCAGCGAGGTTGTCAAGA TCCTGGAGCGCTGGTGGGGCCCGAAGCGCATTGACTACTCTCTGTACTGCCCCGACGCCCTGACTGCCTTCCCCACCATCACCCTGCCCCACCTCTTCCATGCCAGCTACTGGGAATCCTCCGACGTGGTGGCCTTCATCCTGCGCCAG GTGATGGAGAAGGAGGGGCCACAGCCTGCGGAGAGCGAGGAGAGCTCCATCTACAGCCCCGCCATCCCGCGGGAGAAGTGGCAGCGCAAGCGCACCCAAGTGAAGATCCGG AACGTGACGGCCAACCACCGTGCCTGCGATGTCATTGTGTGTGAGGGCAAAGCGCAGGTCCTCAGCGGGCGCTTCATGTACGGACCCCTGGACGTGGTGACACTGACTGGAGAGAAG GTGGACATCTACATCATGACACAGCCACTGTCAGGGAAGTGGCTGTACTATGGCACCGAGGTGACGAGTGGCAGTGGGCGCGTGACCTTCACCATCCCTCCAGACAAGGCTCTGGCCATTGGGATCTACCCTGTGCGCATGGTGGTCAG AGGGGACCACAGCTATGCTGAGGCGTACCTGACCGTGGTGGCCCGTGGCACGGAGTCTGTTGTGTTCAGCATCGATGGCTCCTTCACTGCCAGCGTCTCCATCATGGGCAGTGACCCCAAAGTGCGAGCCGGGGCTGTGGACGTGGTAAG GCACTGGCAGGACTCGGGGTACATGATCATCTACGTGACAGGGCGCCCCGACATGCAGAAGCACCGCGTGGTGGCCTGGCTCTCACAGCACAACTTCCCCCACGGCGCCGTGTCCTTCTGCGACGGGCTCACCCACGACCCGCTGCGCCAGAAAGCCgccttcctgcagagcctgcGCACCGAG gcagagatCTCCATAGTCGCTGGCTACGGCTCCACCAAGGATGTCTCCGTCTACAGCTCACTGGGACTCGCGCCAGCACACATCTACATTGTGGGACGGGCCGTCAAGAAGTTCCACAACCAGTGCCAG tTCCTCTCTGAGGGTTATGTTGCCCACCTGGCCCAGCTGGAAGCCGCAGCCCTGGCTCACTCCCCCAAGGGCCCCCCACGGCCTGTGCTGGGCAAAGGCACCTATGGCTGCCCGGCGCCTGTCGACTTCCTGCGGAAGCAGAGCCAGCTCCTGCGCTCCCGGGGCTCCAGCCAGGCAGAGCGGGATGGGGGGCCCCCCTCAGCACCCCCCGGCTTTTCCCGGACCAAGCCCCGCAGCATCAGCCTCAAGCTGGAGGGTGAGGAGTGA
- the AIP gene encoding AH receptor-interacting protein codes for MAQQVEQLRADGVDKEVLREGTGPLPDFRDGTKATFHYRTLRCGDEETPVDDSRARGKPMELIAGKKFKLPVWEAALRTMRPGERARFRCDTKHVVLYPLVSKSLRNIAAGKDPLEGQRHCCSIAQMHEHYSLGYPDLDELQKNPQPLIFDIEVLKVEPPGSYQQDPWAMTDEEKLQAVPQIHKEGNELYRQGKVSEAAAKYYDAIACLKNLQMKEQPGSPDWIELDQKITPLLLNYCQCKLQCEEYYEVLDHCSSILNKYEDNVKAYFKRGKAHAAVWNVAEAQADFAKVLALDPSLRPVVSKELRSLEARLREKDAEDKIRFKGIFSQ; via the exons ATGGCGCAGCAAGTCGAGCAGCTGCGGGCGGACGGCGTGGACAAGGAGGTGCTGCGGGAGGGCACCGGGCCGCTGCCAGACTTCCGCGACGGCACCAAG gCCACTTTCCACTACCGGACGCTGCGGTGCGGCGATGAGGAGACGCCGGTGGACGACAGCAGGGCGCGGGGGAAGCCCATGGAGCTCATCGCCGGGAAAAAGTTCAAGCTGCCGGTGTGGGAAGCGGCGCTGCGAACCATGCGGCCCGGCGAGCGCGCACGCTTCCGCTGCGACACCAAG CACGTGGTGCTTTACCCACTGGTGTCCAAGAGCCTGCGGAACATCGCAGCAGGGAAGGACCCGCTGGAGGGGCAGCGGCACTGCTGCAGCATCGCCCAGATGCACGAGCACTACTCCCTGGGGTACCCCGACCTCGACGAGCTCCAGAAGAACCCCCAGCCCCTCATCTTTGACATCGAGGTGCTGAAG GTGGAGCCACCCGGCTCCTACCAGCAGGACCCATGGGCCATGACAGatgaggagaagctccaggctgtgccccagaTCCACAAGGAAGGCAACGAGCTGTACCGTCAGGGCAAGgtgtctgaggcagctgccaaATACTACGATGCCATTGCCTGTCTCAAGAACCTGCAGATGAAG GAACAGCCAGGCTCTCCAGACTGGATTGAGCTCGACCAGAAGATCACACCCCTGCTCTTAAACTATTGCCAGTGCAAGCTGCAGTGTGAGGAGTACTACGAGGTGCTGGACCACTGCTCCTCCATCCTCAACAAGTACGAGG ACAATGTCAAGGCCTACTTCAAGCGGGGCAAGGCCCACGCAGCCGTGTGGAACGTGGCTGAGGCTCAGGCTGACTTTGCCAAAGTCCTGGCGCTCGACCCCTCGCTGCGCCCCGTGGTGTCCAAGGAGCTGCGGAGCCTGGAAGCGCGGCTGCGGGAGAAGGACGCCGAGGACAAGATCCGCTTTAAGGGCATCTTCTCCCAGTAG